The genomic segment TCGGCGAAGAACGCGTTCTCGGCGATGTACACGACGTCGGACAGCGCGGCCAGGCTGCAGCCCAGGCCGACGGCCGGACCGTTGACGGCCGCGATCACCGGGATGCGGCAGCGGACCATACCGATGACGAGATCGCGGCCGTGCTTGATCGTCTTCTGCCGCAACGCTTCATCGTTGCGCAGCTCGTCGAGGTAGTTGAAGTCACCGCCTGCCGAGAATGCCCGGCCTGCACCGGTGATGACGGCCGCCCGCGCGGAGGCGTCCTCGTTGAGTGCCTCCCAGATCTTGGCGAGCCCGACGTGCAGGTTGTCGTTGACGGCATTGAGATCGTCCGGGCGATTCAGCGTGATGATGCGCAGCGGGCCGTCGGCCGTGACGTCGATTTCGTCTGGCATTCCGTACATATCGTTAAACTCCCAGTCCAAGAATTCGTCCGGCGATGATGTTCTTCTGAATCTGCGACGTGCCACCCATGACGCTCTGGGCGCGGCTGTAGAGGTAGGCGCCGAACAGCTCCTCGTCGTCGGTGCCGACGGTCGCCAGCGCGGCATGGCCGACGGACTGCTCGGTCCACGTCATCAGCAGCTTGTCGAGCGACCCGTCCGGTCCGTGCTTGATGCCGTCGAGCTGCTCGGACAGTCGCCGGCGCACGTGCAGGCGCAGCATCTCGGTCTGCACCCACGCCCACGACAGTTCGTCGGGTGCGGGTCCGTCCACGCGGGCGGCCATCTGGCGCACCAGCTTTCCGTAGCGTGCCGAGAAGCCCAGCGTCGACGGCTCGCGCTCGTGGCTGACCACCGTCATCGCCAGCTTCCAGCCGTCGCCCGGCGCGCCCACCATGTTCGCGGCCGGAACACGGGCGCCGTCGAACTCCACCTGACCGAATTCTTTGGTGACACCGCTGATCATCTTCAGTGGCCGCTGCACGATGCCCGGCTGGTGCATCGTGACGATGAACGCCGAGATCCCCTTGTGTTTGGGTACGTCCTTGTCGGTCCGTGCCAGCACCAGACACCAGTCGGCGCAGTCGGAGTAACTGGTCCAGATCTTGTGCCCGTTGATGATGTACTCGTCACCATCGCGGGTCGCGGTGGTGGTCAACGAGGCGAGGTCCGAGCCGGCGCCCGGTTCTGAAAAGCCTTGGCACCAGCGCTCGGTGCCGTTGATCATGCCGGGCAGGAAGCGTTGCCGTAGTTCCTCGCTGCCGTGATGGCTCAGGCCCACCACCAGATAGCCCAGGCTCGGACGCGCGGGCGCCCCGGCTTTGGCGATCTCCTCGTCGACGATGACGTCGAACACCGTCGGCAAGCCCTGACCGCCGTATTCTTGCGGCCACGACGTGCCGAAGAACCCGGCGGCGTACAGCGCCTGATGCCACTCGCCCGCCTTGGCCCAGTAGGCGTCACCGGACGTCGGGAACTTGCCCTTCTGTTCTTTCAACCAGCCGCGCAGCCGCTCCCGGAAGGCGGCCTCGTCCGATGAATCACGAAAGTCCAATGGTCAACTCCTCCAACTTGACTGGCCAGGCCTCCGTGGCGGCCAGCACCCGACGCAGATAGACATGAGCGAGGCACTCCCAGGTGTTGCCGATCCCGCCGTGCACCTGGATCGACATCTCACACACCGCCAGTGCCGCTCGCGCGCAATAGATCTTGGCGACCCGCGCCGCCTCGACCGCCTCGTGCACGGGCAGCTCGTCGACGGCCCACGCAGCATGACGCAGCACACTGACCGACCCCTCGATGAGGGCCAAGCCCTCAGCCAGCATGTGCGCCACCGCCTGGTACGACCCGATGGCCGAGCCGTACTGCTCGCGCACCTTCGCGTATTCGGTTGCCAGCGTGTGGGTGCCGCGTGCCGCGCCGACCAGATCGGCCGTCGTGACGGCCAGCGCGAGGGCATACCAGCGCTGCGCCTGCTCGGCGGTGAGCTCCCCGAGCGTGTCCGATGAACCGGAGACGACGGCGGTGACGCGGGTCAGATCGGCGGCCTCGCGGGCCGCGCCGACGCCGACGGACTCGACGGCAGTCCCGGTGAGCCGCATCGCAGCGTCCGCACCGTCGGCGTCGATGACCGTGTCACCGACCGCGATGGTGGCCGGCTGCGGCTCGGCCTCGAGTAGACGGTAGAGATCGTCGGCGAGCACCGGACCGAGGAACGGCACGTCGACGAGACCGCGTGCGAATTCCTCTGCGACCAAGGCCACTTCGACTCCGCTGGCACCGTCGGAACGAAGCGATCGCCAGCCCGTCGCGTCGACGGTCTTGGCCAACCGCGCTCGTCGCGACTCGTCGTCGAGGTCCGCGACGGACC from the Mycolicibacterium crocinum genome contains:
- a CDS encoding enoyl-CoA hydratase/isomerase family protein, with amino-acid sequence MYGMPDEIDVTADGPLRIITLNRPDDLNAVNDNLHVGLAKIWEALNEDASARAAVITGAGRAFSAGGDFNYLDELRNDEALRQKTIKHGRDLVIGMVRCRIPVIAAVNGPAVGLGCSLAALSDVVYIAENAFFADPHVSIGLVAADGGPLVWGSQISLLQAKEFALTGVRIKAQRAVELGLANHVVADPLSEAIACAKKIIELPQQAVEATKRLMNMQLEKSVMASLDYANLAEYVSFGTADFNKIVDGLIAKK
- a CDS encoding acyl-CoA dehydrogenase family protein, giving the protein MDFRDSSDEAAFRERLRGWLKEQKGKFPTSGDAYWAKAGEWHQALYAAGFFGTSWPQEYGGQGLPTVFDVIVDEEIAKAGAPARPSLGYLVVGLSHHGSEELRQRFLPGMINGTERWCQGFSEPGAGSDLASLTTTATRDGDEYIINGHKIWTSYSDCADWCLVLARTDKDVPKHKGISAFIVTMHQPGIVQRPLKMISGVTKEFGQVEFDGARVPAANMVGAPGDGWKLAMTVVSHEREPSTLGFSARYGKLVRQMAARVDGPAPDELSWAWVQTEMLRLHVRRRLSEQLDGIKHGPDGSLDKLLMTWTEQSVGHAALATVGTDDEELFGAYLYSRAQSVMGGTSQIQKNIIAGRILGLGV
- a CDS encoding acyl-CoA dehydrogenase family protein, which translates into the protein MDARLTSEQQQLRDAAAKLADDFGPGSVADLDDESRRARLAKTVDATGWRSLRSDGASGVEVALVAEEFARGLVDVPFLGPVLADDLYRLLEAEPQPATIAVGDTVIDADGADAAMRLTGTAVESVGVGAAREAADLTRVTAVVSGSSDTLGELTAEQAQRWYALALAVTTADLVGAARGTHTLATEYAKVREQYGSAIGSYQAVAHMLAEGLALIEGSVSVLRHAAWAVDELPVHEAVEAARVAKIYCARAALAVCEMSIQVHGGIGNTWECLAHVYLRRVLAATEAWPVKLEELTIGLS